The DNA segment ggtctccatatcctgaccttgtaatctgcccacctcggcctcccaaagtgctgggattacaggcgtgagccacagcacctggcccaaaaattacttttttgtgATCTTTAGATGATGAGGGTTGTTTGGGGTGGAAATCTATACATAAAGGAAGGACCTCAATATGAATAgatatgtgtttttttctgacaccaaatgtgtggtGTCTTTTCCAACAACAAACACATTCTTCCAAAACCAATCAGTTCTTTAACTTCTCTGAAACCAACTGAGTATCCaacaattcaatttatttattttaccaattACAAATGTTCAGGGTCTATTTAATATAACATAGCCTACCTTAATCTCTGAAAGTTGGGGTCAATGCCAACTCTGACACTACCCAGAGTTGGCACTGACCCCACAGGCTAAGAtgtcagtcccacaagactgctgTACTGTAGATAACAATCATGAATGGGGTGACCAGGCCACCCACATTTCTGTGGAGAAGACTACAACTTTAGGGGTTCACAGGACTTCCCTCAGGTTGGGTAATTCCttagaatgactcacagaactcagaaagtATTCTACTTCTGATTATAAAGTTGTGTTCTTATAAAGAACACAACTGAGGGATGACTGGCTTTGTTGAGTGAGTGTGTGGAGGTGTTCTGGTGGCTGGATGTGACTGGCAATTCATAGCATCCTCATATCTGCTCACAGGtcaaaatgaaaatgttcatGAGGACCTTGATCGACAAGACCATCAACCTGGAGGTGGAGCCAGGGACaccatgaaaaatgaaaaatgtgaaggCCAAGATCCCAGATACAGAAGGcatccccagcctcctgagtagctgggattatgggcgtgtaccaccacagctgggtttttttttgtttttgttttttctttttggtagagatggggtttcatgatgttggataggctggtctcgaactcctgacttcaagtgaacCACGTTTATTCTTCACTCTCGCATTCGCAGTGCCCAGTGATGGCATTACTCTGCACTATAGCCATTTGCGCCCCAACTTAAGTTTGGAAATTAACAGTCAGTAAACAGTTGAACCTGCTCAAAATGTTAGTCAAAGTTTTGttgcatggaaaaaaataaaacctcaggaAGAACCAAATATAGTGCAAGGTGTGGAAGGAGGGACAGAGCTTTCATGCCCTCTCCAGGTGAGCCTcaaccccacctccaacacatAAATGTATTCACCAATTCAGAAGCTCCCTGAACCCTGTCGTTCAGGGGTTTTTATCAAggtttcattatgtaggcatgattgattaaatcccTTGCCACTGGCAATTGACCTCGATCTTCTGCCCTTCTCTTCTCCCTAGACATCAAGGTTTGGGGTTGAAAATTCTAATCTTCCAATCATGTGGTTGGTACTTATAAGACACCCATCGTTCTGGAATTTCCAAGAGTTTTAGGGACTTCGTTCCAGGAACTGGGGACAAAGATcaactatgtattttttaaagtataccaCAGTAGGCCTGATCacctgtgtattagtctgttctcgcattgctataaaggactacctgagacagtaatttatgaagaaaagcggtctaattgacttacagttccacaggctataaAGAAGGCATAGCCAAgaagcctcaagaaacttacaatcacggaagacggcaaaggggaagcaagtacaTTTTACCATGGtaaagcaggagagaaagagtgaagggggaagtgctacacacttttaaaaaaccaaatctcatgagaactcactcattatcatgagaacaccaAGGGGGTTgtcctcccccatgatccaatcacctgccTCCAGGCATCTCCTCCAacgctggggattacaattcaacatgagatttgggcaggaacacaaatccaaaccatataattcctccctggcccctcccaaatctcatgtccttctcacattgcaaaatacaatgatCCCTTCTCAATAGTCAACAGTCCCCCAGTTtaaactcatttcagcattaacacaaaagtccatagtccaaattCTCATGAGACAAGGTAAGATCCTTcagcctatgaacctgtaaaatcaaaaacaagttagttattttcaagatacaatgggggtacaggcattgggtaaatgctcccattccaaatgtgAGAAGTTGGCAAAAACAAAGAGACTATGatcccatgcaagtctgaaacccagcagggcagtcattcaGTCTAAAACCTATAATCTCCTTTGACTGTATGTCTCACCTTCAGGCCACACTGatacaaggggtgggctcccaaggccttggacaCCTCCACCCTTGTGGCTCTGCAGAGTACAACACCCTCAGCTGCTTTCATAGGCTGATATTGGGTGCCTGTGGTTTCTCCATGTGCAcgatgcaagctgtcagtggatctactattctggggtctggaggttgGTGGCCTTCCTCTCACAGCtgcactaggcagtgccccagtgggaactctgtgtgggggctccaaccccatattcccctctgcactgccctagtagaggttctccataagggctctgccccctaaagcagacttctgcctggacatccagattTCCCATACATCCTCTGAGATGTGGGCAGAGGCACCCAAGACTCAGCTTTTGCactctgtgtacccacaggcttaatatcacatggaagctgccaaggcttggggcttgtaccctctgaagcaatgccCTGAAcagtaccttggccccttttagccacagctggagttgGAGCAGTGGCAATGCAAGgtgccatgtcccaaggctgcaaaGTGCAGTGGGGCCCTGGACTTGGCCCACAGAACCATTCTTCCCtcttaggcctccaggcctgtgatgggagggactaccgcaaaggtctctgaaatgccttcaaggcattTTCCCTATTATCTCAGCTAtcaacatttggctcctctttacttatgcaaatttctgcagccaactTGAAATCCTCtacagaaaatgggtttttcttttctttttctttttcttttttttttttggagggactggttctttatttcaaaaagacaCTTGTCAATATTCAGTATCAAAACCGTTGCACTAttgatttctctttctcccaATCGGCCCCAAAGAGACCACATAAAAGGAGAGTACATTTTAAGCCAATAAGCTGCAGGATGTACACCTAACAGAACTCCTAGAAACCTTACCAGAAAATGGGGACTAGGTAGggaaagaaactttaaaagatcaacaaactgCCAGCCCACAGACTGCAGAGGCTGTTACAGCCAGATGGGGTGGCCAGGGTGCCACAAACCCAAAGAAGCaaagtttcaaaataatataaaatttaaaaagttttgtacATAAGCTATTCAAGATTTCTCCAGCACTGACTGATACAAAGCACAATGAGATGGCACTTCTAGAGACAGCAGCTTCAAACCCAGAAAAGGGTAATGAGATGAGTTTCACATGGCTAAATCAGTGGCAAAAACATGATCTTCTTTCTTTCAAGGAGGCAGGAAAGCAATTAAGTGATCACCTCAACATAAGGGGGACATGATCCATTCTGTAAGCTGGTGGGAGGGGGTAGAGATGGGACAAAATTTTGGTCTCAGAGGTCTTACCATCTTAATTTGGTCACttctaatgaaaaaaatacaaaatagaaataacattatCCAAAGATATCTTAAAGCTGAAAACTTGAACAgaacatttcttgtttttgttgttgtttggctaGCTCCTCCTGGAATCACCTTTCTGGTTTAGCTAGTACTTTGTACAGAGCAATGAGGTTTCCTATAGTGGAGTCTCCCTGGGCTCTGTTTGGCTCTCAGTAAGGCAGGCCTATACCTTTTCCTCTCCTCTATGGAGAGGGGAATATGCATTAAGGTGAAAAGTCACCTTCCAAAAGTGAGAAAGGGATTCGATTGCTGCTTCAGGGCTGTGGAATTATTTGGAATGTTTTACAAATGGTTgctacaaaacaacaaaaaaggtaatTACAAAATGTGTACATCACAACATGCTTTTTAAAGACATTATGCATTGTGCTCACATTCCCTTAAATGTTGTTTCCAAAGGTGCTCAGCCTCTAGCCCAGCTGGATTCTCTAAGAAGAGGCAGAGACAGTTTGGTGAAAAAGACACAGGGAAGGAGGGGGCGGCAAAAGGAGAAAGCAGCCTTCCAGTTAAAGATCAGCCCTCAGTTTAAGGTCAGCTTCCGGCAGGCTGGCCTCAGGCGGAGTCTGGGTCAGagggaggagcagcagcagggTGGGACTGGGGCGTTCTACATCTCATTCAGGTCAAGCAGAGTCTGGTCCAGCATCCTTTGTGTACAGAGGTGCTCCTCTTTGGTGCGTTTCAGTTTATCTTCCAAGTCATCAATTGTCTTTTCCAGCTTGGCTACCCATCTCTCAGCAAACTCAGCACGGGTCTCTGCCTCCTTGAGTTTATCAGTAAGAATCTTGATCTCTTCCTcatatttgtcttctttttgagAGTACTTTTCTTCAGCAGCACTCAGACACTTCAGGTTCTGGTCCATCAGTCTAATCTGCTCATCCATCTCTTGGCAATGGGACTCTCCCAGCTCAGCTGGTTCCTCCGTGCCTTCCAAGTCTCCTTCAATGATCACCAACTTATGAGCCACCTCTTCATACTTCCTGTCTGGCTCTTCTGCAATGTGCTTAGCTTCTTGGAGTTGGATTTCCTGGAGTTccatcttttcttcatcttttaaggCCCGATTTTCAATAACCTTCATACCTCTCTCACTCTCATCAGCAGCTTTTTCCGCTTCTTCCAGCTTTTGCAAGGCAGTGGCCAGGTGCTCCTGAGCACGGTCCAGCTCTTCTTCAACCAGCTGGATCCTACGGTTCAAggaggccacctcagcctcagcctgttCCCAGGCCTGCCTTTCTCCCTCAGCTTCTCGCTGGAGGTGCTCAGCTCGCTCCTCTGCATCATCTGCCTGCTGCTGCAGAACCTGGATCTTGCACTTCACCGCCTCGATGGTGATCTCAGCCACAGTGCCCACCCAGCTACTGCTCGCGCTCTGGTTCCTGCCTCCTCCCGGGTTTTaattttctaccacatggtcaggctgcaaaatttccaaactttcatgctctgcttcccttttaaatataagttcccaTTTCAGATCATCGTTTTGCTCACACATATGGCAGtatgctgttagaagcagccgGGTCACATATTGAATGCTTTGCTCTttggaaatttcttccaccagatgccctaaatcacctctctcaagttcaaagttccatagattCCTAGAAcaggggcacaatgccaccagtctctttgctaaagcatagcaagagtgacctttactccatttcccaataagttcctcatctccttctgagaccacctcagcctggacttcactgtccatatgatgatcagcattttggtcacaacaatttaacaagtctctagcatgttccaaactttctctcatcttcctgtcttcttctaagctctccaaactgttccaatctctgcccattacccagttccaaagttgcttccacattttcaggtatctttatagcaatgcccctcTCCCAGTAACaatttcctgtattagtctgctctcgcattgccataaagaactacctgagactaggtaatttatgaagaaaagaggtttaattaactcatagttccataggctgtacaggaagcatggctggggagacctctaggaacttacaatcatggcggaaggtgaaggagaagcaggcacatcaTCACATGGTGAGGCAGGAGAGAGTgtgtgaagggggaagtgccacacacttgtaaacaaccagatttcatgagagctcactcactatcataagaatagcaAGAGAGGAGTCAACACCCATGAGTCAAtcacctcccgccaggcccctcctccaaccttggggattacaattccacatgagatttgggtggggacacaaattcaaaccagATCAATGTGAAAGGGAAAAGCAACAGAAATATGCTAGCTTCTTTCTAACCTAATGTCAATACCAGAGCACACATATTCAATGAAGGTTGCCTCTCCCATTTCCCAAAGTGCCAGGTGAGGTGAGAGCACAAAAAGAGCACC comes from the Pan troglodytes isolate AG18354 chromosome 13, NHGRI_mPanTro3-v2.0_pri, whole genome shotgun sequence genome and includes:
- the LOC470670 gene encoding tropomyosin alpha-3 chain-like isoform X1, encoding MKVIENRALKDEEKMELQEIQLQEAKHIAEEPDRKYEEVAHKLVIIEGDLEGTEEPAELGESHCQEMDEQIRLMDQNLKCLSAAEEKYSQKEDKYEEEIKILTDKLKEAETRAEFAERWVAKLEKTIDDLEDKLKRTKEEHLCTQRMLDQTLLDLNEM
- the LOC470670 gene encoding tropomyosin alpha-3 chain-like isoform X2 yields the protein MMQRSELSTSSEKLREKGRPGNRGMKVIENRALKDEEKMELQEIQLQEAKHIAEEPDRKYEEVAHKLVIIEGDLEGTEEPAELGESHCQEMDEQIRLMDQNLKCLSAAEEKYSQKEDKYEEEIKILTDKLKEAETRAEFAERWVAKLEKTIDDLEDKLKRTKEEHLCTQRMLDQTLLDLNEM